The following are encoded in a window of Kitasatospora sp. NBC_01250 genomic DNA:
- a CDS encoding urease accessory protein UreD codes for MSSRLAPAHYEPARVPAEVRRHAGRPATLGVGAPGKVGLLELDFEQAGGRTELVGHYQKSPLQIMRPLYFDPARPDLAITYLMSTGGGIVQADRLRLDLRCGAGTAVHLSTQAATRIHSMTTDYATQQVHLSAGEGAYVEYLPEPVIPFRESRFYQRTVISADPSATVLAWETVLAGRLAHGERNAYRVFAADLEWRRPDGRLLALDTVRLTPAAGPDGVEGPAVLGGHDLVATLYAVTPLAPAAEVAEVLHRALAGSGLLYGVSVLPEEAGAWVRLLGGDSPTVGAALHHAWDAVRRLLIGVPAPAVRKS; via the coding sequence GTGAGCAGCCGGCTGGCGCCCGCGCACTACGAGCCGGCCCGGGTGCCCGCCGAGGTGCGCCGGCACGCGGGCCGGCCGGCCACCCTCGGCGTCGGCGCGCCCGGCAAGGTCGGACTGCTGGAGCTCGACTTCGAACAGGCGGGCGGGCGCACCGAGTTGGTCGGTCACTACCAGAAGTCGCCACTGCAGATCATGCGGCCGCTCTACTTCGACCCGGCCCGCCCGGACCTCGCGATCACCTATCTGATGTCCACCGGCGGCGGCATCGTGCAGGCCGACCGGCTGCGCCTGGACCTGCGGTGCGGCGCCGGCACCGCCGTCCACCTCAGCACCCAGGCGGCCACCCGGATCCACTCGATGACCACCGACTACGCCACCCAGCAGGTCCACCTGAGCGCGGGCGAGGGGGCCTACGTCGAGTACCTGCCCGAGCCGGTGATCCCGTTCCGGGAATCGCGGTTCTACCAGCGCACCGTGATCAGCGCCGACCCCTCGGCCACGGTGCTGGCCTGGGAGACCGTCCTGGCGGGCCGGCTGGCGCACGGCGAGCGCAACGCCTACCGGGTGTTCGCCGCCGACCTGGAGTGGCGCCGGCCCGACGGGCGCCTCCTCGCACTGGACACCGTGCGCCTGACACCCGCCGCCGGTCCCGACGGGGTCGAGGGCCCCGCGGTGCTGGGCGGGCACGACCTGGTCGCCACCCTCTACGCCGTCACCCCGTTGGCACCGGCGGCCGAGGTCGCCGAGGTGCTGCACCGGGCCCTGGCCGGCAGCGGCCTGCTGTACGGGGTCAGCGTGCTGCCCGAGGAGGCCGGGGCCTGGGTCCGGCTGCTGGGCGGCGACTCCCCCACCGTCGGCGCGGCCCTGCACCACGCCTGGGACGCCGTGCGCCGGCTGCTGATCGGCGTGCCGGCGCCCGCCGTGCGCAAGTCCTGA
- the ureG gene encoding urease accessory protein UreG has translation MADEVLRVGVAGPVGSGKTALIEALVPVLIARGRRPAVVTNDIYTQEDAQHVRRSLAGVLEPGRVVGVETGACPHTAVRDDPTMNLAAGAELLERYPDIDTLLYESGGDNLTLTFSPALVDMFFFVLDTAEGDKMPRKRGPGITDSDVLVINKVDIAPYVRCDLATMTADAHRVREGRPVVLTNSLTGDGLDRVAELLESFRPVPA, from the coding sequence ATGGCGGACGAGGTGCTGCGGGTGGGTGTCGCCGGGCCGGTCGGCTCCGGGAAGACGGCGCTGATCGAGGCGCTGGTCCCGGTGCTGATCGCCCGGGGCCGGCGGCCCGCGGTGGTCACCAACGACATCTACACCCAGGAGGACGCCCAGCACGTGCGCCGCAGCCTGGCCGGGGTGCTCGAGCCGGGGCGGGTGGTGGGCGTGGAGACCGGCGCCTGCCCGCACACCGCCGTCCGGGACGACCCGACGATGAACCTGGCGGCCGGGGCCGAACTCCTGGAGCGGTACCCGGACATCGACACCCTGCTCTACGAGTCGGGCGGCGACAACCTGACGCTCACCTTCAGCCCGGCACTGGTCGACATGTTCTTCTTCGTGCTCGACACGGCGGAGGGCGACAAGATGCCCCGCAAGCGCGGCCCCGGCATCACCGACTCGGACGTGCTGGTGATCAACAAGGTCGACATCGCCCCCTACGTCCGCTGCGACCTGGCGACGATGACCGCCGACGCGCATCGGGTCCGCGAGGGGCGCCCCGTGGTGCTCACCAACAGCCTGACCGGCGACGGTCTCGACCGCGTGGCGGAGCTGCTGGAGTCCTTCCGGCCGGTGCCCGCGTGA
- a CDS encoding urease accessory protein UreF has product MSAAPTPAPSPLSALLAGLQLTDSAFPSGRYTLSHGLEGYLQAKQVDQQSMPELLADLLRHSVGPADATALALAHRAAEAGDFAAVAEVDQRLLASKLNRELRQACVRTGRQLLDTAQLALQSPLLDRYAELVAAKVAPGCQPVAAGVAYAAGGVSAEQAVASDLFAFAVSFTGAALRLRLTDHRRAQSTLRATAPVITEVTAAALGRELADLGGFAPIADAMSARHERAEARLFAT; this is encoded by the coding sequence GTGAGCGCCGCGCCCACGCCCGCGCCGAGCCCGCTGTCGGCCCTGCTGGCCGGCCTGCAGCTGACCGACTCGGCGTTCCCCAGCGGCCGTTACACCCTCTCGCACGGCCTGGAGGGCTATCTGCAGGCCAAGCAGGTGGACCAGCAGAGCATGCCGGAGCTGCTGGCCGACCTGCTGCGCCACTCGGTCGGCCCGGCCGACGCCACCGCGCTGGCGCTGGCCCACCGGGCCGCCGAGGCCGGTGACTTCGCGGCGGTGGCCGAGGTCGACCAGCGGCTGCTCGCGAGCAAGCTCAACCGCGAGCTGCGCCAGGCCTGCGTGCGCACCGGGCGGCAGTTGCTGGACACCGCCCAACTCGCCCTTCAGAGCCCGCTGCTGGACCGGTACGCCGAGCTGGTGGCGGCCAAGGTGGCACCCGGCTGCCAGCCGGTGGCCGCCGGCGTCGCCTATGCGGCCGGTGGTGTGTCGGCCGAACAGGCGGTGGCCAGCGACCTGTTCGCCTTCGCCGTCAGCTTCACCGGAGCGGCGCTGCGCCTGCGGCTGACCGACCACCGCCGCGCCCAGTCGACGCTGCGGGCCACGGCGCCGGTGATCACCGAGGTCACCGCGGCGGCCCTGGGACGGGAGCTGGCCGACCTCGGCGGCTTCGCGCCGATCGCCGATGCCATGTCCGCACGCCACGAGCGGGCCGAGGCACGGCTGTTCGCCACATGA
- a CDS encoding APC family permease: MSAPESGTASQNYRRTLGTISLTAVGLGSIIGSGWLFGAERAARLAGPAAIIAWVIGAAVALTIALTYTELGSMFPKAGGMVRYGQYSHGSLTGYLAAWANWIAIVSVIPGEATASVQYMSSWHFGWAHHLYNGKELTGTGVALASVLLIGYFLLNWFAITLFAKTNTAITVFKVVVPTLTAGSLLLAHFDTHNLQDHGGFTPNGWSSVFTAVALSGIVWAYNGFQSPLNLAGEARNPGKSLPKAVISSILIALVIYIALQCAFLLAVPSHDLANGWGGLNYDSPLANLSMAWGLNWLAMLLYADAFISPTGTGMIYAATTSRMIQGVQENGQLPSIFGRVDPKTGIPRPALLLNLFIAFLFLAVFRGWGSLAEIVSVATVISYITGPVAVMALRRLAPDLHRPVKLRAMPVIAPIAMIFGSLVLYWARWPLTGKVIFLMAAGLPIWAWYELRKPWAEIKPHLKAGVWVIGYLLVMAGTSWAGSKDYGGHGYLPEGWDLLVVALIGLAFYAFGVRSAWANPSLAQIRQELAEAEAEREVAEEPASARA, translated from the coding sequence TTGAGCGCGCCCGAGTCGGGGACTGCGTCCCAGAATTACCGCCGCACGCTCGGCACGATCAGCCTCACGGCCGTGGGCCTGGGCTCGATCATCGGCTCCGGCTGGCTGTTCGGCGCCGAGCGCGCGGCCCGCCTGGCCGGGCCGGCCGCGATCATCGCCTGGGTGATCGGCGCCGCGGTGGCCCTCACCATCGCCCTGACCTACACCGAGCTGGGCTCGATGTTCCCCAAGGCCGGCGGCATGGTGCGGTACGGCCAGTACTCGCACGGCTCGCTGACGGGTTACCTCGCAGCCTGGGCCAACTGGATCGCCATCGTCTCGGTGATCCCGGGCGAGGCCACCGCCTCCGTGCAGTACATGAGCTCCTGGCACTTCGGCTGGGCGCACCACCTGTACAACGGCAAGGAGCTGACCGGCACCGGCGTGGCCCTGGCGAGCGTGTTGTTGATCGGGTACTTCCTGCTCAACTGGTTCGCGATCACGCTCTTCGCCAAGACCAACACCGCGATCACCGTCTTCAAGGTGGTCGTGCCGACGCTGACCGCGGGCAGCCTGCTGCTGGCGCACTTCGACACCCACAACCTCCAGGACCACGGGGGCTTCACCCCCAACGGCTGGAGCTCGGTGTTCACCGCCGTCGCGCTCTCCGGCATCGTCTGGGCCTACAACGGCTTCCAGTCCCCGCTGAACCTGGCGGGCGAGGCCCGCAACCCGGGCAAGTCGCTGCCCAAGGCGGTGATCAGCTCGATCCTGATCGCGCTGGTGATCTACATCGCGCTGCAGTGCGCCTTCCTGCTCGCGGTGCCCTCCCACGACCTGGCCAACGGCTGGGGCGGTCTGAACTACGACTCGCCGCTCGCCAACCTGTCGATGGCCTGGGGCCTGAACTGGCTGGCCATGCTGCTCTACGCGGACGCCTTCATCTCGCCCACCGGGACCGGCATGATCTACGCCGCCACCACCTCGCGGATGATCCAGGGCGTGCAGGAGAACGGGCAGCTGCCCTCGATCTTCGGCCGGGTCGACCCCAAGACCGGCATCCCGCGCCCGGCGCTGCTGCTCAACCTCTTCATCGCCTTCCTCTTCCTCGCGGTCTTCCGCGGCTGGGGCTCGCTGGCCGAGATCGTCTCGGTCGCCACGGTGATCTCCTACATCACCGGCCCGGTTGCCGTGATGGCGCTGCGCCGCCTGGCCCCGGACCTGCACCGCCCGGTCAAGCTGCGGGCGATGCCGGTGATCGCCCCGATCGCCATGATCTTCGGCTCGCTGGTGCTCTACTGGGCCCGCTGGCCGCTGACCGGCAAGGTGATCTTCCTGATGGCCGCCGGCCTGCCGATCTGGGCCTGGTACGAGCTGCGCAAGCCGTGGGCCGAGATCAAGCCGCACCTGAAGGCCGGTGTCTGGGTGATCGGCTACCTGCTGGTGATGGCCGGCACCTCGTGGGCCGGGTCCAAGGACTACGGCGGCCACGGCTACCTGCCCGAGGGCTGGGACCTGCTGGTGGTCGCCCTGATCGGCCTGGCCTTCTACGCCTTCGGCGTGCGCAGCGCCTGGGCGAACCCGTCGCTGGCGCAGATCCGCCAGGAGCTCGCGGAGGCCGAGGCCGAGCGCGAGGTGGCCGAGGAGCCCGCGTCCGCGCGAGCCTGA
- a CDS encoding urease subunit gamma codes for MNLAPREIDKLYVYVVAELARRRRDRGVKLNYSEAVALISEAILESARDGHTVAECMEIGKKVVTTDEVMPGVREMLPLLQIEAAFVDGTKLVSCHDPVGV; via the coding sequence ATGAATCTCGCACCGCGGGAGATCGACAAGCTCTACGTCTACGTGGTGGCCGAGCTGGCGCGGCGGCGCCGTGACCGCGGCGTCAAGCTGAACTACAGCGAGGCCGTGGCCCTGATCAGCGAGGCGATCCTGGAGTCGGCCCGGGACGGCCACACGGTGGCCGAGTGCATGGAGATCGGCAAGAAGGTCGTCACCACCGACGAGGTGATGCCCGGGGTGCGGGAGATGCTGCCGCTGCTGCAGATCGAGGCGGCCTTCGTGGACGGCACCAAGCTCGTCTCCTGCCACGACCCGGTCGGGGTCTGA
- the ureC gene encoding urease subunit alpha: MALIPRKQYTDLFGPTVGDRFHLADTNLVVEVEQDFNQGHYGDEAVYGGGKGIRDGMAQDPAATNLQGALDLVITNVVVLDPVLGVVKGDLGVKDGFIAAVGKAGNPRLQSGVHPKLVIGPGTEVISGEHLIATAGGIDTHIHFIAPQQAQEALSNGITTLIGGGTGPSDGTNGTTCTPGPWNIGRMYQAVEDLPVNVGLLGKGNAALPQALREQVEAGVCGLKVHEDWGTTPAAIDTALSVADEYDVQVAIHTDTLNESGFFEDTLSAIDGRTIHTFHTEGAGGGHAPDIMRIAGEPNVLPSSTNPTLPYTVNSIDELLDMVMVCHHLSHDIPEDVSFADSRVRSETVAAETVLHDEGVISIFSSDSQAMGRVGESFARAFQTAHHCKDQRGKLAEDSERHDNARVLRYLAKLTINPAIAAGTAEHIGSLEPGKLADIVLWPINSFAAKPKLVIKGGLINWALMGDPNASLPTTQPIYYRPMYGAYGRARQATRVSFMSQAALDLGVPGGLGLESRVLAVRHCRTVGKQHMVRNSATPRIVVDPDTYQVTLDGVPATIAPAETLPLNQLFYLA, translated from the coding sequence ATGGCGCTGATCCCCCGCAAGCAGTACACCGACCTGTTCGGTCCCACCGTCGGCGACCGCTTCCACCTGGCGGACACCAACCTGGTGGTCGAGGTCGAGCAGGACTTCAACCAGGGCCACTACGGCGACGAGGCGGTCTACGGCGGCGGCAAGGGCATCCGGGACGGCATGGCGCAGGACCCGGCCGCCACCAACCTGCAGGGCGCCCTCGACCTGGTGATCACCAACGTGGTGGTGCTGGACCCGGTGCTCGGCGTCGTCAAGGGCGACCTCGGGGTCAAGGACGGCTTCATCGCCGCCGTCGGCAAGGCGGGCAACCCCCGGCTGCAGAGCGGCGTGCACCCCAAGCTGGTGATCGGCCCGGGCACCGAGGTGATCTCGGGCGAGCACCTGATCGCCACCGCGGGCGGGATCGACACCCACATCCACTTCATCGCCCCGCAGCAGGCGCAGGAGGCGCTGAGCAACGGCATCACCACCCTGATCGGCGGCGGCACCGGCCCCTCGGACGGCACCAACGGGACCACCTGCACCCCGGGGCCGTGGAACATCGGGCGGATGTACCAGGCGGTGGAGGACCTGCCGGTCAACGTCGGCCTGCTGGGCAAGGGCAACGCCGCGCTGCCCCAGGCGCTGCGCGAGCAGGTCGAGGCGGGCGTCTGCGGGCTGAAGGTGCACGAGGACTGGGGCACCACGCCCGCCGCGATCGACACCGCGCTGTCGGTGGCCGACGAGTACGACGTGCAGGTGGCGATCCACACCGACACCCTCAACGAGTCCGGCTTCTTCGAGGACACCCTGTCCGCGATCGACGGCCGCACCATCCACACCTTCCACACCGAGGGCGCCGGCGGCGGCCACGCACCGGACATCATGCGGATCGCCGGCGAGCCCAATGTGCTGCCCTCCTCGACCAACCCGACGCTGCCCTACACGGTCAACTCGATCGACGAGCTGCTCGACATGGTGATGGTCTGCCACCACCTGAGCCACGACATCCCCGAGGACGTCTCGTTCGCCGACTCGCGGGTGCGCAGCGAGACGGTGGCCGCCGAGACGGTGCTGCACGACGAGGGGGTGATCTCGATCTTCTCCTCGGACTCGCAGGCGATGGGCCGGGTCGGCGAGTCCTTCGCCCGGGCGTTCCAGACCGCGCACCACTGCAAGGACCAGCGCGGCAAGCTGGCCGAGGACAGTGAACGCCACGACAACGCCCGGGTGCTGCGCTACCTGGCCAAGCTGACCATCAACCCGGCCATCGCCGCGGGCACCGCCGAGCACATCGGCTCGCTGGAGCCCGGCAAGCTGGCCGACATCGTGCTGTGGCCGATCAACTCCTTCGCCGCCAAGCCGAAGCTGGTGATCAAGGGCGGCCTGATCAACTGGGCGCTGATGGGCGATCCGAACGCCTCGCTGCCCACCACCCAGCCGATCTACTACCGGCCGATGTACGGGGCGTACGGGCGCGCCCGGCAGGCGACCCGGGTCTCCTTCATGTCGCAGGCGGCCCTCGACCTCGGCGTGCCGGGCGGACTCGGCCTGGAGAGCCGGGTGCTGGCGGTGCGGCACTGCCGGACCGTGGGCAAGCAGCACATGGTGCGCAACAGCGCCACCCCGCGGATCGTGGTGGACCCGGACACCTACCAGGTCACCCTGGACGGGGTGCCGGCCACCATCGCGCCCGCCGAGACGCTGCCGCTCAACCAGCTCTTCTACCTCGCGTGA
- a CDS encoding urease subunit beta: MSGSARYLYGDDPVELNAGRPKARLTVSNTGDRAVQVGSHYHFYEVNRALDFDRNRAYGMHLDLPAGTAVRFEPGDTREVELTTYAGHRRLVGFSGLVDGGLGSADTRVRALERAVARGFLGARREPVPGVRGTGEHGGGES, encoded by the coding sequence ATGTCAGGCAGTGCCCGGTACCTGTACGGAGACGATCCGGTCGAGCTGAACGCCGGCCGGCCGAAGGCCAGGCTGACGGTGAGCAACACCGGCGACCGAGCGGTGCAGGTCGGCTCGCACTACCACTTCTACGAGGTGAACCGGGCGCTGGACTTCGACCGCAACCGGGCCTACGGCATGCACCTGGACCTGCCGGCCGGCACCGCCGTGCGGTTCGAGCCCGGTGACACCCGCGAGGTGGAGCTGACCACCTACGCCGGCCACCGGCGCCTGGTGGGCTTCAGTGGGCTGGTCGACGGCGGCCTCGGCTCGGCCGACACCCGGGTCAGGGCGCTGGAGCGCGCCGTGGCACGCGGCTTCCTGGGGGCGCGGCGCGAGCCCGTCCCGGGCGTCCGGGGCACGGGCGAGCACGGCGGGGGCGAGTCCTGA
- a CDS encoding cobalamin biosynthesis protein CbiX, protein MPTAGDTALDPAAARATATGAATGSAGEAALVLVGGHESGGGERLRALAGGRSEWRAVGPGRALAGAVAALLAQSDRPVCVVPMSLGRDPRLIADTARTLRWLSGPANSGRLALAEPFGGTEHLIGWLRGGTGRALAPPEGAPAGGTGTAGDGAAGEQAAGEPTAILLTAPAAGPFEDAELFRIARLVRQYRTHRWVEVAFENGDPSPAEGVERCRLLGARRVVLLPAAFGAAPVVPGAEDGGPLLSSRAVAGVLRARAAGAVGRLLQGVDGIAAGLDAEHGHGFPHSHNSLAPHRH, encoded by the coding sequence GTGCCGACGGCTGGAGACACGGCACTGGACCCGGCGGCGGCACGGGCGACCGCGACCGGGGCCGCGACCGGCAGCGCGGGCGAGGCCGCGCTGGTGCTGGTCGGCGGGCACGAGAGCGGCGGCGGCGAGCGGTTGCGGGCGCTGGCCGGGGGCCGGTCCGAGTGGCGCGCGGTCGGGCCCGGCCGCGCGCTGGCGGGCGCGGTCGCCGCGCTGCTGGCGCAGTCCGACCGCCCGGTCTGCGTGGTCCCGATGAGCCTGGGCCGCGATCCGCGACTGATCGCCGACACCGCGCGGACGCTGCGCTGGCTCTCCGGCCCGGCGAACAGCGGGCGGCTCGCGCTCGCCGAGCCGTTCGGCGGCACCGAGCACCTGATCGGCTGGCTGCGCGGCGGCACCGGCCGCGCCCTGGCGCCGCCGGAGGGAGCCCCGGCGGGAGGCACCGGGACGGCGGGCGACGGGGCCGCGGGCGAGCAGGCGGCGGGCGAGCCGACCGCGATCCTGCTGACGGCGCCGGCCGCCGGGCCCTTCGAGGACGCGGAGCTGTTCCGGATCGCCCGCCTGGTGCGCCAGTACCGCACGCACCGCTGGGTCGAGGTCGCCTTCGAGAACGGCGACCCGAGCCCGGCCGAGGGCGTCGAGCGCTGCCGGCTGCTCGGCGCGCGGCGGGTCGTCCTGCTGCCGGCCGCCTTCGGAGCCGCGCCCGTGGTCCCCGGCGCCGAGGACGGCGGGCCGCTGCTCAGCTCCCGCGCCGTCGCGGGCGTGCTGCGGGCCCGGGCCGCCGGCGCGGTGGGCCGGCTGCTCCAGGGCGTCGACGGCATCGCCGCCGGGCTCGACGCCGAGCACGGACACGGGTTCCCGCACTCGCACAACTCCCTGGCGCCCCACCGCCATTGA
- a CDS encoding GuaB1 family IMP dehydrogenase-related protein: MRFLNDLKPAYDLTYDDVFMVPSRSAVGSRQGVDLSSNDGTGTTIPLVVANMTAIAGRRMAETVARRGGLVAIPQDIPTEVIADVIGWVKQRHLVFDTPITLAPSATVADALALLPKRAHGGLVVVEDGKPVGVVTEGDCQGVDRFTSLAQVMSRDLLLLESDIDPRAAFEKLNEGHRKLAPVVDAAGELVGILTRKGALRATLYTPAVDAGGKLRVAATVGINGDVAGKAKALIDAGADVLVVDTAHGHQESMISALRAVRGLDPRIPIVAGNVVSAAGVRDLVEAGADILKVGVGPGAMCTTRMMTGVGRPQFSAVLECAAEARRLGKHVWADGGVRHPRDVAMALAAGASNVMIGSWFAGTYESPGDLQTTADGRQYKESFGMASARAVLNRTADESGYDRARKALFEEGISTSRMFLDPARPGVEDLIDSVIAGVRSSCTYAGAASLEEFHEKAIVGVQSAAGYAEGKPLHSSWA, from the coding sequence ATGCGCTTCCTGAACGACCTCAAGCCCGCGTACGACCTGACGTACGACGACGTCTTCATGGTCCCCAGCCGTTCCGCCGTGGGCTCCCGGCAGGGTGTCGACCTCTCCTCCAACGACGGCACCGGGACCACCATCCCGCTGGTGGTCGCCAACATGACCGCGATCGCCGGGCGCCGGATGGCCGAGACCGTGGCCCGCCGCGGCGGCCTGGTGGCCATCCCGCAGGACATCCCGACCGAGGTCATCGCCGACGTGATCGGCTGGGTCAAGCAGCGCCACCTGGTCTTCGACACCCCGATCACGCTGGCGCCGAGCGCCACCGTCGCCGACGCGCTGGCGCTGCTGCCCAAGCGCGCCCACGGCGGCCTGGTCGTGGTCGAGGACGGCAAGCCGGTCGGTGTGGTCACCGAGGGCGACTGCCAGGGCGTGGACCGGTTCACCAGCCTCGCCCAGGTGATGTCCCGCGACCTGCTCCTGCTGGAGTCGGACATCGACCCGCGGGCCGCCTTCGAGAAGCTCAACGAGGGGCACCGCAAGCTGGCGCCGGTCGTCGACGCGGCGGGCGAGCTGGTCGGCATCCTGACCCGCAAGGGCGCGCTGCGCGCCACCCTCTACACCCCGGCGGTCGACGCGGGCGGCAAGCTCCGGGTCGCCGCCACCGTCGGCATCAACGGCGACGTGGCAGGCAAGGCCAAGGCGCTGATCGACGCCGGTGCCGACGTGCTGGTGGTGGACACCGCGCACGGCCACCAGGAGTCGATGATCAGCGCGCTGCGCGCGGTGCGCGGGCTGGACCCGCGGATCCCGATCGTGGCGGGCAACGTGGTCTCCGCCGCCGGTGTGCGCGACCTCGTCGAGGCCGGTGCCGACATCCTGAAGGTCGGGGTCGGCCCGGGCGCCATGTGCACCACCCGGATGATGACCGGCGTCGGCCGCCCGCAGTTCTCCGCGGTGCTGGAGTGCGCCGCCGAGGCACGCCGCCTGGGCAAGCACGTCTGGGCGGACGGCGGCGTGCGCCACCCGCGTGACGTCGCGATGGCGCTGGCCGCCGGTGCCTCCAACGTGATGATCGGCTCCTGGTTCGCCGGCACCTACGAGTCGCCCGGCGACCTGCAGACCACCGCCGACGGCCGCCAGTACAAGGAGAGCTTCGGCATGGCCTCGGCCCGCGCGGTGCTCAACCGCACGGCCGACGAGTCCGGGTACGACCGGGCCCGCAAGGCGCTCTTCGAGGAGGGCATCTCCACCTCGCGGATGTTCCTGGACCCGGCCCGCCCGGGCGTCGAGGACCTGATCGACTCGGTGATCGCGGGCGTCCGCAGCTCCTGCACCTACGCCGGGGCCGCCAGCCTGGAGGAGTTCCACGAGAAGGCGATCGTCGGCGTGCAGAGCGCGGCCGGCTACGCCGAGGGCAAGCCGCTGCACTCCAGCTGGGCCTGA
- a CDS encoding cellulose binding domain-containing protein, whose protein sequence is MRRVTLPTLVATTLLTGVVLPLSLPTGAQAASGITGLVATLTQPQTWQSGFEADYTITNDTKATVNSWSLAFDLPTGESVSSTWNGTLTSTATSTGTHYTVTSPSWAAPLAPGASAPAVGMDIATTGTQVPPANCLINNQPCAGVPVSNTPPTVPAGLAVSGTGPDAVSLSWNASTDPSGVAGYNVYEGSSVVASTTTATKVTVNGLLAGSSHTFTVTAFDALGNESAQSAPVTGVAGSGTSPGVAAPFVDLGAYPTPNLAQIAQTTGLKQFSLGFIVNGTTPCTASWFNAYDPGTGWDKADFDAVRAAGGDVRPSFGGANGTELAQSCTDVPTLTAQYQKVVDAYGLDRIDFDIEGSAVSDHASVDRRSAAIAAVQAAQRAKGRDLKVTLTLPVLPSGLTTDGVYILQSAKAAGVTVDAVNVMAMDFGDTEAPNPSGQMGAYAIKAAQSTQAQIAQVWPNLTTAQTWAMVGVTPMLGQNDNADEVFGLNDAQQLLTFAQQNHLGELSFWEVTRDGNACTGSLFKCTNIQQTPYQFSKLWATYQG, encoded by the coding sequence ATGAGGCGCGTCACCCTGCCCACCCTCGTAGCCACCACGCTACTGACCGGCGTCGTTCTGCCGCTCTCGCTCCCCACGGGTGCGCAGGCCGCCAGCGGGATCACCGGGCTGGTCGCCACCCTGACCCAGCCGCAGACCTGGCAGAGCGGCTTCGAGGCCGACTACACGATCACCAATGACACGAAGGCGACCGTCAACTCCTGGTCCCTCGCCTTCGACCTGCCCACCGGCGAGAGTGTCAGCAGCACCTGGAACGGCACCCTGACCAGCACGGCGACCAGTACCGGCACCCACTACACGGTCACCTCGCCGAGCTGGGCCGCGCCGCTGGCCCCCGGGGCGAGCGCCCCGGCGGTCGGGATGGACATCGCCACCACCGGCACCCAGGTGCCGCCGGCCAACTGCCTGATCAACAACCAGCCGTGTGCCGGTGTGCCGGTCAGCAACACCCCGCCCACCGTCCCCGCCGGACTGGCGGTCTCCGGCACCGGCCCGGACGCGGTCTCGCTCTCCTGGAACGCCTCCACCGACCCCTCGGGGGTGGCCGGCTACAACGTCTACGAGGGCTCCTCGGTGGTCGCCTCCACCACCACCGCGACCAAGGTCACGGTCAACGGCCTGCTGGCGGGCAGCAGTCACACCTTCACCGTCACCGCCTTCGACGCGCTCGGCAACGAATCCGCGCAGTCCGCCCCGGTGACCGGCGTCGCGGGCAGCGGCACCTCCCCCGGCGTGGCCGCCCCCTTCGTCGACCTGGGCGCCTACCCCACCCCCAACCTGGCGCAGATCGCCCAGACCACCGGCCTCAAGCAGTTCTCGCTGGGCTTCATCGTGAACGGCACCACGCCCTGCACGGCCAGCTGGTTCAACGCCTACGACCCCGGCACCGGCTGGGACAAGGCGGACTTCGACGCCGTCCGGGCCGCGGGCGGCGACGTGCGCCCGTCCTTCGGCGGCGCCAACGGCACCGAGCTGGCCCAGTCCTGCACCGACGTGCCGACCCTGACCGCCCAGTACCAGAAGGTGGTCGACGCCTACGGGCTGGACCGGATCGACTTCGACATCGAGGGCTCCGCGGTCTCCGACCACGCCTCGGTGGACCGGCGCTCGGCCGCGATCGCCGCCGTGCAGGCCGCCCAGCGGGCCAAGGGCCGTGACCTCAAGGTCACCCTGACCCTGCCGGTGCTGCCCAGCGGGCTGACCACCGACGGCGTCTACATCCTGCAGTCCGCCAAGGCCGCGGGCGTCACCGTGGACGCGGTCAACGTGATGGCGATGGACTTCGGCGACACCGAGGCGCCCAACCCGTCCGGCCAGATGGGCGCCTACGCGATCAAGGCGGCGCAGTCCACCCAGGCCCAGATCGCCCAGGTCTGGCCGAACCTGACCACCGCGCAGACCTGGGCCATGGTCGGGGTCACCCCGATGCTGGGCCAGAACGACAACGCGGACGAGGTGTTCGGTCTGAACGACGCCCAGCAGCTGCTCACCTTCGCGCAGCAGAACCACCTGGGCGAGCTGTCGTTCTGGGAGGTCACCCGGGACGGCAACGCCTGCACGGGCAGCCTGTTCAAGTGCACCAACATCCAGCAGACGCCGTACCAGTTCTCCAAGCTCTGGGCCACCTACCAGGGCTGA